A part of Rattus norvegicus strain BN/NHsdMcwi chromosome 4, GRCr8, whole genome shotgun sequence genomic DNA contains:
- the Or2a14 gene encoding olfactory receptor Olr816, with translation MRGNQTWITEVTLLGFQADLPVECLLFGLFSLFYSFTLFGNGVILGIICLDHRLHTPMYFFLSHLAIVDMSYASNNVPKMLANLVTQRRTIFFIPCLMQTFLYLAFAHIECLILVVMSYDRFVAICHPLHYTVIMSWRVCTILAAVSWIFSFLLALVHLVLILRLPFCGPHEINHFFCEILSVLKLACANTMLNQVVIFAACVFILVGPLCLVLVSYTRILMAILRIQSGEGRRKAFSTCSSHLCVVGLFFGSAIVMYMAPKSQHPEEQQKILSLFYSLFNPMLNPLIYSLRNAEVKGALRRSLWKERPM, from the coding sequence ATGAGAGGCAACCAGACATGGATCACAGAGGTCACTCTACTGGGATTCCAAGCTGATCTACCTGTGGAGTGTTTACTCTTTGGgcttttctctctgttttattCCTTTACCCTTTTTGGAAATGGAGTCATTCTTGGAATAATATGCCTGGACCACAGACTACACACACCTATGTACTTCTTCCTCTCACATCTAGCCATTGTTGACATGTCTTATGCTTCCAACAATGTCCCCAAGATGCTGGCAAATCTTGTGACTCAAAGAAGAACCATCTTCTTCATTCCATGCCTAATGCAAACGTTCTTGTATCTGGCTTTTGCTCACATagagtgcctgattttagtggtaatGTCCTAtgatagatttgtggccatctgTCACCCCTTACACTACACTGTCATCATGAGCTGGAGAGTGTGTACCATCCTGGCTGCTGTTTCCTGGATATTTAGCTTCCTCTTGGCTCTGGTCCACTTAGTTCTCATCCTGAGGCTGCCCTTCTGTGGGCCTCATGAAATCAATCACTTCTTCTGTGAGATCCTGTCTGTCCTCAAGCTGGCCTGTGCTAACACAATGCTCAATCAAGTTGTTATCTTTGCAGCCTGTGTGTTCATCTTAGTGGGACCACTGTGTTTGGTGCTGGTCTCCTATACACGCATCCTGATGGCCATCCTGAGGATCCAGTCAGGGGAGGGCCGCAGAAAGGCCTTCTCCACCTGTTCCTCCCACCTCTGTGTGGTAGGGCTCTTCTTTGGCAGCGCCATTGTCATGTACATGGCCcccaagtcccagcacccagaagagCAGCAGAAGATCCTTTCCCTGTTTTACAGCCTTTTCAACCCCATGCTAAACCCCCtgatctacagcctgaggaacgCTGAGGTCAAGGGTGCCCTCAGAAGatcactgtggaaggagagaccaaTGTGA